A window of Synechococcus sp. MEDNS5 contains these coding sequences:
- a CDS encoding DUF924 family protein, which yields MVPTEPARDADAILRFWFEDCRPWQWFRQNQRFDQLIGKRFGALCLSAQAGGLSDWEQGASSALALVLLLDQFSRHVWRGESQAFAGDARAVSLSREALRQGWIQSEPECARRQFWLMPLLHSEEIATVESAIPLLEEWADHATARIAQRNLQVLLREGRYPWRNQ from the coding sequence GTGGTTCCGACTGAACCTGCCAGAGACGCCGACGCGATTCTTCGGTTCTGGTTTGAAGACTGCCGCCCCTGGCAGTGGTTCCGGCAAAATCAGCGCTTCGACCAACTGATTGGCAAGCGCTTCGGGGCTCTCTGCCTATCGGCGCAAGCCGGCGGTTTGAGCGATTGGGAGCAAGGGGCTTCTTCCGCACTCGCTCTTGTGCTTCTGCTGGATCAGTTCAGCCGCCATGTTTGGCGTGGAGAGTCTCAAGCCTTTGCTGGGGACGCACGCGCCGTGAGCCTTAGCCGCGAGGCACTGCGGCAGGGCTGGATCCAAAGTGAACCGGAATGTGCCCGGCGGCAGTTCTGGTTGATGCCACTCCTCCACAGCGAAGAGATCGCCACCGTTGAGAGCGCAATCCCCCTTCTTGAAGAATGGGCAGACCATGCCACGGCGAGGATCGCGCAACGCAATCTCCAGGTGCTGCTCCGGGAGGGACGCTATCCCTGGCGCAATCAGTGA